One window of Burkholderia cepacia GG4 genomic DNA carries:
- a CDS encoding GNAT family N-acetyltransferase, with protein sequence MTDASSSLEQPTLIGERIELRPLAASDRQLLLDAAADGQLWNLKVTVVPGEDTIDAYLDAALQGRAAGTVMPFVIVERASGRVIGSTRFWKIDRKNRKLEIGHTWLSESAQRTRANTEAKWLLLAYAFDTLRCVRVQFTTDELNEKSRAAILRLGAKQEGIVRHERIMPDGRKRNSVRFSIIDDEWPDIRERLKAKLAT encoded by the coding sequence ATGACTGACGCTTCATCGTCCCTTGAACAACCGACCCTCATCGGCGAACGCATCGAACTGCGGCCGCTCGCGGCATCCGACCGGCAGCTGCTGCTCGATGCCGCGGCGGACGGCCAATTGTGGAACCTGAAGGTCACGGTCGTGCCGGGCGAGGACACGATCGACGCGTATCTCGACGCGGCGCTGCAGGGCCGCGCAGCCGGCACGGTGATGCCGTTCGTGATTGTCGAGCGTGCGTCCGGCCGCGTGATCGGCAGCACGCGTTTCTGGAAGATCGACCGCAAGAATCGCAAGCTCGAGATCGGTCATACGTGGCTGAGCGAGTCGGCGCAGCGCACGCGCGCGAATACCGAAGCGAAATGGCTGTTGCTCGCGTACGCGTTCGACACGCTGCGCTGCGTGCGCGTGCAATTCACGACCGACGAACTGAACGAGAAGTCCCGCGCGGCGATTCTGCGGCTCGGCGCGAAGCAGGAAGGGATCGTGCGTCACGAACGGATCATGCCCGACGGCCGCAAGCGCAACTCGGTGCGCTTCAGCATCATCGACGACGAATGGCCGGACATCCGCGAACGGTTGAAGGCGAAACTCGCGACCTGA